Genomic window (Syngnathus scovelli strain Florida chromosome 14, RoL_Ssco_1.2, whole genome shotgun sequence):
cttaacgagggactcacacggacactccattaagtacaccgccattttcaagtgtatctaataacaggccactttattagggaaatatcatggtcaaaggtcacaggtgtcacgctctcgtcctcggggccgcgttccaacatgctttccaagtgaccctcgttaagcgaacctgcgtgaaaacttttagctactttcacgttctgcaggaaagTATGACAGCACACAACGTGAATAAGAAAGAAAGCACACTTGTGCATTAGATCATCTATAATCATTCTATGGATGCAAATACCagtaaacaatatttttcaggtgtttttttttgtttgaacataaaagagccgcatgaatccaagcaaagagccgcatgcggttcgggagttgcggcttggccaaacctgtactatacaactttatttgtataaaattttcacaacagctgtgacacaaacaaagcgggaagaaccaaagacgtgcgtgttccgcccacgctggatttatttgcacctttgaaaagacaccgtattgccgcagatgtggcaaagagtacttttgggcatctgagacagaaggatgtccaaagcatcacgtcacctgctctggtaggaatggtggtgggacgttgaggtcaaccgctttggggttggctgaatctttggttgcaggatgccacacacttgaagacagaagcagaaaagcagagctaaatgcaaaatgtactcaccggtgactccaatttttccccccctgaagaaatggatggacgggtggccccggctggccggtgggactcttgttattctgaccctttttagtgcgcgtttggggcaacaaccattttttgtggcgctctcttctggttcaagagtgccctgcatgtgaatttgcctttcctgccttctgattggatgagcgccggtgtgacgcggtgcctctgtcaccgtggcggggggtatacgtcggcatcggagcgtctgccaacgtctgagaccggctggcagtgtattggaggtgtcgagtgcggtgccgctggagctcactcaccagctggtgttagggccacagaatgaaggccaaggagaagactagaaagagaaacagaaacttctcctccaattgtttgatttgtctcttctgagcttcgatgaattctttcagctctttgttcctctaggacggacaaatggaaagtagccttcaaaagccagtaagcgtgcaagtaagtgccgggctggctttgggcccttacctgttgcgcgctgtgcagcagattcattctctcttggaggatgcaagcgtcgcgctccctcaactcccacatcagggctcgcttccattggtccacggcgctcctaagctcttgtctctgatccgccgtcagcacgtcattcacgccagcgtggctggctttttcgccgtccgtggcggggcagtcccgctgcagtagcgcctcgtacaacatggcctccagctccatgatcctctgggccgcaatcctcgtccatcagtggtccggcgggagatttgagggcggcttaccttatgagcctggtccatggaacgcttcctgaagtccaactcttcatccaggtagcccttctgcttgcagaacatatcctagcacaacacagctcaaggtcagaattgttggggcacattgccccgagttccccttggctgatgtcgcgtgtctgtctaccttctcactttcaatgtccaacatctgttgaagtgctgacttggtcactttgatgtattctaaccactgaggaaaggctgctgtcacataagcagaatgcgagagcgtgcgtggacgtgcgcgttaccttctcggctagggtgggaagggtcctggcgtgaatcacgaccacctgctcctcggtggtgagattctgcaagagcccaaaggcacagcgtcaacaagcttctttcagcgcaaagccttccaaaagtcacatttgagccgccgagtctcgtggagtgcgaacataaggagttcgacatacacttacggtgttatcgcccaggatgtccagcttcttcatcagatcactgatgacgatgtcctggggaaaggcgcaaggagcattgtaaggtgttctgggacctcaggttaaggttagggttgcgagggacgccttacgtacgctcacgccgtcggcctcgcagtagatctgcaaagggctgaggccgtctgggaaacggacttgcagaaacttcaagacgggggagcgccactccctctcctgaaaggcagaggcatgcatccgtccgtccgtccgtccgtccgtccgtccgtcacatctctggcctcaacacgcttgtgcgagtcttcccacctccagctccaggatgcggaactcaagcagttcgttttggtctcggatatcctggatgtgctctttcagacgcgcttcttcagcctccatccgcctgacctgaaaagacagtcagacctcatctgcggggcttccggacgggtgtgacgccaagcaactccgcccagcgcctttctttccgtcaccttttcggccaactgctgattgctctgacgcagcaggagAAGGAGAActtcacccacttgacattctagaagagacaaacgcgtggacagctttagaatgttgtgtcattttcatccacaaattctttggttgactggaaaatgacatttgcttttctccgcattttcccagccacgttcggagggggttggtccagcaatgccagacgaatgagtgacagaagaatgtagctattttgtctgagaaaaaggtgtgctcattgataagcttacctgtccttgttgcttcagcgctgactccagatctgctactctactttgatagtgacccatttctactgtcatgtaacatggggggaagagatggtgcaaatggtcaaatatggattgttcacaggaataaattggcagagctgaaattccaaatttgtccaaaagatggcgccagaccaaaacatgagaccaaaaaaggggccaaaataagctaagcaagttaaaatagaaataaaacaggaacacggtgtcggattgcgagtcacgcatggacgcacaaatgtgatttttactttttgatttctttgcttggctaaaaatgtattctgtaacagcttaaagcaatattgttagtcaatttgatcaagaggcccgccactatgagaatagtggcgtgacaaattgtttggagaagcacaaatgtgatttttactttttgatttctttgcttggctaaaaatgtattctgtaacagcttaaagcaatattgttagtcaatttggtcaagaggcccgccactatgagaatagtggcgtgacataaattgtttaaagaaatagatcaaaggtttggatttttatttcagagttaattgaagcgtaactttaaaaagttattttcatgaaacaggaagtgaagaaaaggggaagtgaaaggctttaccaggggctagctgtacattggtggaaagtaatgcatggtcaaggcggaaacatctgctgaaggacagcaggtgtacgagcgtgggaaaattgtccaaaccctatacagcgtgggaaaactgaccaaaatctataaggcgtgggaaactaggcggtcttaccctatagagaggatataggtaccagacaagcctataaaaagtcctgcaggagcagctaagaggctttttcccccaaagaatacgtgaagaagcccgaaggagcttcaagattttttccagagtcccgggatctttgtgtgagacgcaggatcgctggtccgaaattaacttggatttactccaagaaattggactggacaactttacaggagaaactaggtgaaagaaaacaacttttatgtattttagcgagagtggggaatagtcatcgggccgccggccccctcgaggccagcctgtttctctaatttggattttagaagtaagatcgaattgatcactcgactttgcttccaccaaaaatagcacacagctggtatctaccttttccctctttcatgaactgtgttttgcaatcgaattgttctgggattgaatgattttattaacacgggtatcagtgagtgaaattgttcggtttctggagtaattgagatttgtaattctatttcatgtttcttcaataaatgtgtttcgtatattatttacttggttgtgctctgatttgtactaaatttgtgcaatcgatggtttggggttgatttgacgatttgattaatgtgcggggggttattatggtataacataggaccgtaataaataaaagtaacatcagacaattgtagagaattgaataactttc
Coding sequences:
- the LOC125980770 gene encoding janus kinase and microtubule-interacting protein 3-like isoform X2; protein product: MEAEEARLKEHIQDIRDQNELLEFRILELEEREWRSPVLKFLQVRFPDGLSPLQIYCEADGVSDIVISDLMKKLDILGDNTNLTTEEQVVVIHARTLPTLAEKWLEYIKVTKSALQQMLDIESEKDMFCKQKGYLDEELDFRKRSMDQAHKRIMELEAMLYEALLQRDCPATDGEKASHAGVNDVLTADQRQELRSAVDQWKRALMWELRERDACILQERMNLLHSAQQRNKELKEFIEAQKRQIKQLEEKFLFLFLVFSLAFILWP
- the LOC125980770 gene encoding janus kinase and microtubule-interacting protein 3-like isoform X1, giving the protein MEAEEARLKEHIQDIRDQNELLEFRILELEEREWRSPVLKFLQVRFPDGLSPLQIYCEADGVSDIVISDLMKKLDILGDNTVSNLTTEEQVVVIHARTLPTLAEKWLEYIKVTKSALQQMLDIESEKDMFCKQKGYLDEELDFRKRSMDQAHKRIMELEAMLYEALLQRDCPATDGEKASHAGVNDVLTADQRQELRSAVDQWKRALMWELRERDACILQERMNLLHSAQQRNKELKEFIEAQKRQIKQLEEKFLFLFLVFSLAFILWP